A single window of Treponema denticola ATCC 35405 DNA harbors:
- a CDS encoding UvrB/UvrC motif-containing protein, with translation MICDMCKLNEAKISVEQVADGVTKNIYLCPACSQRLGFGMFSETIDISITKILGSNDNDGGRKSDQCPVCGLSFREIESKKMIGCSDCFSFFKTEIMEILGKKKKNLKYSGSITDDQSPETFFETHTSEELHEELKKAVETEDYERAAALRDEIKALEKNHDIKI, from the coding sequence ATGATTTGTGATATGTGTAAGTTAAACGAGGCTAAAATTTCTGTGGAACAAGTTGCAGACGGTGTGACTAAAAATATTTATCTGTGTCCGGCTTGCTCGCAAAGACTCGGATTTGGTATGTTTTCCGAAACTATCGATATTTCCATAACAAAAATACTTGGATCTAATGATAATGATGGCGGCAGAAAATCGGATCAATGTCCTGTATGCGGATTAAGTTTTAGAGAAATCGAATCTAAAAAAATGATAGGATGCTCAGACTGTTTTTCGTTTTTTAAAACCGAAATTATGGAAATATTGGGAAAAAAGAAAAAAAATCTAAAGTATTCGGGCTCTATCACGGATGATCAGTCTCCCGAAACATTTTTTGAAACTCATACTTCGGAAGAATTACATGAAGAACTAAAAAAAGCTGTCGAAACAGAAGATTATGAAAGAGCTGCTGCTTTAAGGGATGAGATAAAAGCTTTGGAGAAAAACCATGATATCAAAATTTGA
- a CDS encoding ISNCY-like element ISTde1 family transposase: MEEKLNMGKKERTRGKILAMVVERQITLKQAAIKMQVCYRQAKRIYKRYLEQGDKGLLHKSLGKPSSKRVDENIKKKCLELYAEKYHDFGPTLAAEKLEELDGIKINHETLRRLLIKAGLWSRKRRRNIHRSRRERRECFGQMLQFDGSHHKWFEQRGPKCCLMNIVDDATGMTQSFLTEQETTEAAMRLLWGWIDCHGIPQAVCCDKKNAYVITREPTMSEIIKNVRPKTPFQKACEKLGIQIIVAHSAQSKGRVERNHSVYQDRFVKELRLAKINTIEKANAFLQKEYLPKINKKFAIAPLDSQDGHAPCPSKEQLANIFCYEEQRVVSNDFVIRYENRLFQITKSNRNIPRPKTNILLRELLDGTIKLIWNNKELDFLEITKEYLKEVKLS; the protein is encoded by the coding sequence ATGGAAGAAAAATTAAATATGGGAAAAAAGGAAAGAACAAGGGGAAAAATACTGGCAATGGTAGTAGAGCGTCAAATAACCTTAAAACAAGCAGCCATAAAAATGCAGGTATGTTACAGACAAGCAAAGCGTATTTACAAAAGGTATTTGGAACAAGGAGATAAAGGTCTTTTGCATAAAAGTCTAGGAAAACCTTCCTCAAAAAGAGTCGATGAAAATATAAAGAAAAAATGCTTGGAACTGTACGCTGAAAAATATCATGATTTTGGTCCTACTCTGGCAGCAGAAAAACTTGAAGAACTTGATGGGATAAAAATAAATCATGAAACGCTTAGGCGATTACTAATCAAAGCAGGTCTTTGGAGTAGAAAACGGCGAAGGAACATTCATCGAAGTAGAAGAGAAAGAAGAGAATGTTTTGGACAGATGCTTCAATTTGACGGAAGTCATCATAAATGGTTTGAGCAAAGAGGACCTAAATGCTGTTTAATGAATATAGTCGATGATGCAACAGGAATGACACAGTCGTTTTTGACGGAACAAGAGACAACGGAAGCTGCTATGAGGCTTTTATGGGGCTGGATAGACTGTCATGGGATACCTCAAGCGGTATGTTGTGATAAAAAAAATGCTTATGTTATTACACGGGAGCCAACTATGTCAGAAATAATAAAAAATGTAAGGCCTAAAACCCCGTTTCAAAAAGCTTGTGAAAAACTTGGAATACAAATAATAGTGGCTCATTCGGCTCAATCTAAAGGCCGTGTAGAAAGGAATCATAGTGTTTATCAAGACAGATTTGTAAAAGAATTACGCCTTGCAAAAATAAATACTATTGAAAAGGCTAATGCTTTTTTACAAAAAGAGTATTTACCGAAAATAAATAAAAAGTTCGCCATTGCACCTTTAGACTCACAAGATGGGCATGCTCCTTGTCCAAGTAAAGAACAGCTTGCTAATATTTTCTGCTATGAAGAACAAAGGGTTGTAAGTAATGATTTTGTTATCAGGTATGAAAACAGACTTTTTCAAATAACAAAATCGAACCGTAATATACCGAGACCTAAAACAAACATATTGTTAAGAGAACTCTTGGATGGAACCATAAAACTAATATGGAACAACAAAGAGCTTGATTTCTTAGAAATAACTAAAGAGTATCTTAAGGAGGTAAAATTATCATAA
- a CDS encoding septal ring lytic transglycosylase RlpA family protein, translated as MKKTILMLILFLSFMLFLTAQGEIISEETYASYYGEAFNGRPTANGEIFDMNAYTAAHKTLPFGTLVEVTNLENGRKVIVRINDRGPFVGNREIDVSKAAAAALDMLSYGVVRVSLRRIDPNNMGSFTSTETSEKPVNQEKTPVKTEETSSRAKDLVKTKEQDFQALTDSTKNKNLVYMPAKASETEGVLWRIQLGSFKREENALRLVIKLRKIGFEPAYEKTETTTRVVLYGIRPHELEKVKRVLELNSFNDYVLRQESW; from the coding sequence ATGAAAAAAACAATCCTTATGTTAATTTTGTTCTTATCCTTTATGCTTTTTTTAACTGCACAGGGAGAAATTATAAGCGAGGAAACTTATGCTTCGTACTACGGAGAAGCCTTTAACGGAAGGCCGACTGCAAACGGGGAAATATTCGATATGAATGCTTACACTGCGGCTCATAAAACTCTTCCGTTCGGAACTCTTGTTGAAGTTACCAACCTAGAGAACGGAAGAAAGGTCATCGTAAGAATAAATGATAGAGGCCCCTTTGTTGGTAACCGTGAAATAGATGTTTCGAAGGCTGCCGCCGCTGCCTTGGATATGCTATCCTATGGAGTTGTAAGGGTAAGCCTAAGAAGAATAGATCCTAACAATATGGGTTCTTTTACAAGTACCGAAACGTCAGAAAAGCCTGTCAATCAGGAAAAGACTCCCGTAAAAACGGAAGAAACAAGCAGCAGAGCAAAGGACTTGGTAAAAACAAAAGAACAGGACTTTCAAGCTTTAACCGACAGCACAAAAAATAAAAACCTTGTTTATATGCCTGCCAAGGCTTCGGAAACAGAGGGTGTTTTATGGAGAATTCAGCTGGGGTCATTTAAGCGTGAAGAAAATGCCCTAAGGCTTGTCATAAAATTAAGAAAAATAGGTTTTGAACCCGCCTATGAAAAAACGGAAACCACTACAAGGGTTGTTTTGTACGGCATTAGGCCTCATGAACTTGAAAAAGTAAAAAGAGTGCTTGAGTTAAACTCTTTTAATGATTATGTCTTACGCCAAGAAAGTTGGTAA
- a CDS encoding glucose-1-phosphate adenylyltransferase: MSKVLSIILGGGKGTRLYPLTMHRSKPAVPFGGKHRIIDIPLSNCINSGFRNIYIVTQFNSASLHIHIAKAYTFDTFSNGFVEILAAEQTFDNTGWYEGTADSIRKNLHHFRHQNPSHYLILAGDQLYRMDLKKFLNFHKESESDITVACTPVTREDASGFGIMKVNSDSLITEFMEKPGADKNIDDWKIPEKSLIKPNDPNKQYLASMGIYIFSAKIMEECLDSDHTDFGKEVIPAAINGKYKVSAFPHNGYWSDIGTIKSFYDATLDLTEITPKFDFYDAERPIYTHNRNLPPSKVNYAHLSRSICSEGCVITNSTINHSVIGVRSIIETGSFVEDSICMGADYYETHEEKETRLKEGSPGLGIGNHCRIRSAIIDKNVRIGNNVSIGMDQTPPDGDYGFYHVVGGIYVIVKNSVIPDNTSI; encoded by the coding sequence ATGTCAAAAGTTCTTTCCATAATATTGGGAGGCGGAAAAGGAACACGTCTTTATCCGCTTACCATGCATAGATCTAAACCGGCTGTACCTTTTGGAGGCAAGCATCGAATTATCGATATACCTCTTTCCAATTGTATAAATTCCGGCTTTAGGAATATTTATATTGTAACACAATTTAACTCGGCTTCTTTGCATATTCACATTGCAAAAGCCTACACTTTTGATACGTTTTCAAACGGATTTGTAGAAATTCTTGCAGCCGAGCAAACTTTCGACAATACGGGCTGGTATGAAGGAACGGCCGACTCCATAAGAAAAAACCTTCATCATTTTCGGCATCAAAATCCATCCCATTATTTAATCCTTGCAGGCGATCAACTCTACCGCATGGATTTAAAAAAGTTTTTAAATTTTCATAAAGAATCGGAATCCGATATTACCGTAGCCTGTACTCCGGTCACACGAGAGGATGCATCAGGTTTCGGTATTATGAAGGTTAATTCGGATTCTTTAATTACCGAGTTTATGGAAAAACCGGGAGCCGACAAAAACATAGATGATTGGAAAATTCCCGAAAAGTCTCTTATCAAACCGAATGATCCCAATAAACAATATCTGGCTTCCATGGGTATTTATATTTTCAGTGCGAAGATTATGGAAGAATGTTTAGACAGTGATCATACCGATTTCGGAAAAGAAGTAATTCCTGCCGCCATAAACGGAAAATATAAGGTTTCTGCCTTCCCTCATAACGGATATTGGTCCGACATAGGAACCATCAAGTCTTTTTATGATGCAACGCTTGACCTGACGGAAATAACACCTAAATTCGACTTTTATGATGCTGAAAGGCCAATATACACCCATAACAGAAATCTACCTCCATCAAAGGTAAACTATGCACACTTGAGCAGATCTATCTGCAGCGAAGGCTGTGTCATAACGAATTCCACAATAAATCATTCCGTAATAGGGGTCAGGTCAATCATAGAAACAGGCAGCTTTGTAGAAGATTCTATCTGCATGGGGGCGGACTATTACGAAACACATGAAGAAAAGGAAACCCGACTAAAAGAAGGAAGCCCCGGCTTAGGTATAGGAAATCATTGCCGCATACGTTCTGCAATAATAGACAAAAATGTGCGTATAGGAAATAACGTATCCATAGGTATGGACCAAACACCTCCCGACGGCGACTACGGTTTCTATCATGTTGTCGGCGGAATATACGTTATAGTAAAAAATTCCGTAATACCTGATAATACTTCAATATAA
- a CDS encoding ATP--guanido phosphotransferase, translating into MISKFDGWYMESGPDTDVVLYSRCDIARNISGFLFPNKINLSDSADVVSLVFSFFCSLGDSSYFKKLKLRAMDPLSIKLLEERGIILPDMPEKIEKAVLVHENGSLYIGLNLEDHINITSFAAGMDPEEVYARASFVELKMREKIKFAEDRDLGFLTSNLMKIGTGLKFSVLCSFPGILYSNCLGSVLELTKQNNLNVAGYYSPNSKSSIGALFLISNAVSAGDNEEIQTEDFISCVNSIIEIEREKRKTFLNENTLKVEDMLRRVLAVAQSAKLMDFKEAADIVFKIKFGLNMGLITGITNEECNSMIFKSQMGHLAFLLLNSHTGLSDRNLNDFSIEEYRARTIQELCSKVRIIM; encoded by the coding sequence ATGATATCAAAATTTGACGGCTGGTATATGGAAAGCGGTCCCGATACCGACGTAGTCCTATACAGCCGTTGTGATATAGCCCGCAATATATCGGGTTTTTTGTTTCCAAATAAAATTAATCTTTCCGACTCTGCTGACGTTGTTTCGCTTGTTTTTTCTTTTTTTTGCTCTTTGGGCGATTCCTCTTATTTTAAAAAGTTAAAACTTAGAGCAATGGATCCGCTTTCAATTAAGCTGCTTGAAGAAAGAGGGATTATTCTCCCCGATATGCCTGAAAAAATAGAAAAGGCCGTTTTGGTGCACGAAAACGGCTCTCTTTATATAGGCTTGAACCTTGAAGACCATATAAACATAACTTCTTTTGCTGCCGGAATGGATCCGGAAGAGGTCTATGCAAGGGCATCATTTGTGGAACTTAAAATGAGAGAAAAAATTAAATTTGCAGAAGATAGAGACTTGGGTTTTTTAACTTCCAATCTTATGAAAATCGGTACGGGACTGAAATTCTCGGTTTTATGCTCTTTTCCGGGAATCCTTTATTCCAACTGTTTAGGTTCAGTCTTGGAATTAACAAAACAAAACAATCTTAATGTTGCCGGTTACTACTCGCCGAATTCCAAAAGTTCCATAGGGGCTCTTTTTTTGATTTCAAATGCCGTATCTGCAGGCGATAATGAAGAGATTCAGACTGAGGATTTTATTTCCTGTGTAAATTCCATAATTGAAATTGAAAGAGAGAAGAGAAAAACTTTTCTAAATGAAAATACATTGAAGGTTGAAGATATGCTTAGAAGAGTTCTCGCTGTAGCTCAAAGTGCAAAACTTATGGATTTTAAGGAAGCTGCCGATATAGTTTTTAAAATAAAGTTCGGCTTAAATATGGGCTTAATTACCGGTATTACCAATGAAGAATGCAACTCGATGATTTTTAAGTCCCAAATGGGTCATCTTGCTTTTTTATTGTTAAACAGTCATACAGGCTTATCCGATAGAAATTTAAACGATTTTTCTATAGAAGAATATAGGGCTCGTACCATTCAAGAACTTTGTTCAAAAGTCCGAATTATAATGTGA
- a CDS encoding omptin family outer membrane protease, with protein MSGFDRRIIILIFLFLSAHSISSEEGKTSFSFSVSPSLIAGSGFEYVFSTDSHIRSKLDWPLLPAGGLTADTEFKLKNGLYFSFISSFIIPAYSGQIFDYDYLNPYDSSMLTHFSEHKAYVKKGLDLNLNIGFMKLLVEYKTSSNKKIRVSCAPSIGIRYILNAWDAMDGYTKYPPDTNPPSPVLPDTPTISVAGLGISYKQSFILPSVGVLFRFELPREWKIDLSTQLCPSAIGFAEDFHYKREDGGLKFVDVFTKKNLSFYLYLSAEKRLSKHFSFFSSIDYTSITAYHGKLFTYYLKSGILKSSSSTGSVGAALYSTRINLGFIFHIVK; from the coding sequence ATGAGCGGTTTTGATAGGCGGATCATTATCCTTATTTTTCTTTTTCTAAGTGCTCACTCTATCTCATCCGAAGAAGGAAAAACTTCATTTAGTTTTTCTGTTTCTCCGTCGCTTATAGCAGGTTCGGGATTCGAGTATGTCTTTAGCACTGACTCACATATTAGAAGCAAGCTTGATTGGCCTCTTTTGCCTGCCGGAGGCCTTACTGCCGATACCGAGTTTAAGCTTAAAAACGGATTGTACTTTTCTTTTATTTCTTCATTTATAATCCCCGCATATTCGGGACAAATTTTTGATTATGACTATCTTAATCCCTATGATTCTTCAATGCTGACCCATTTTTCGGAGCATAAGGCCTATGTTAAAAAGGGCTTGGATTTAAATCTGAATATCGGCTTTATGAAACTTCTTGTTGAGTATAAAACCTCTTCGAATAAAAAAATAAGAGTCTCTTGTGCTCCATCCATAGGAATAAGGTATATTTTAAATGCGTGGGATGCCATGGACGGTTACACCAAGTATCCTCCCGATACAAATCCTCCAAGTCCTGTTTTACCTGATACTCCTACCATTTCCGTTGCAGGACTCGGAATAAGTTATAAACAAAGCTTTATTTTACCAAGTGTAGGAGTTCTATTTAGATTTGAGCTTCCAAGGGAGTGGAAGATTGATTTATCTACTCAGCTTTGCCCGAGTGCTATTGGGTTTGCAGAGGATTTCCATTATAAAAGAGAGGATGGCGGCTTAAAATTTGTAGATGTTTTTACAAAGAAAAATCTGTCTTTTTATTTATACCTTTCGGCAGAAAAAAGACTTTCAAAGCATTTTTCTTTTTTTTCTTCCATTGATTACACCTCGATTACAGCCTACCATGGAAAGCTTTTTACTTATTATTTAAAATCAGGAATATTGAAAAGCAGCTCATCTACCGGTTCGGTTGGCGCTGCCTTATATTCTACCCGTATCAATTTAGGCTTTATATTTCATATAGTAAAATAG
- a CDS encoding ABC transporter permease translates to MKNLVFIKMAFRFLGIGSGKTVSNARKSLFGAVLGIGISIIPLIVVLVVSDGMIQGITSRTIELGTGHLQVINMRSISSYKNAETEKNVRSLILEFDEGNFVENAWIERQGNGLVIGKNGRSGGAIRAVEPEFFTQNIRALNLIKVISGSLEFENNKSAILGTAIAEKLGLKVGDTCRIITISKNEKGKTIPRVSSFKISGLVSSGYQELDALWVFIPLEEGLKIMPMSSSLTSIVVSTNDPFDEDKMQALQLKLNSILPESFSIYSWADLNRSAFTSFKTTKNILLFIMFLIVLVASANISSAIVMLVMERRREIAILKAAGAHPSSISLAFLLAGLLTSLGGIILGMPLGILAAIHINEIFAYAEKILNHIQNFFYTFVYGTGGTGKPLEIHLLDPAYYLEYIPVKLNLFDLYTIAVSMLILSVVVCLIPAVRAGKEKPIEIMRKL, encoded by the coding sequence ATGAAAAATTTAGTCTTTATAAAAATGGCATTTAGATTTTTAGGTATAGGTTCGGGAAAGACGGTTTCCAATGCCCGCAAAAGTTTATTCGGTGCCGTTTTAGGTATAGGCATAAGTATAATTCCCCTCATTGTTGTTTTGGTTGTCTCTGACGGTATGATTCAAGGAATAACCTCCCGTACAATCGAGCTTGGAACGGGACATCTGCAAGTTATAAATATGCGGTCAATATCAAGCTATAAAAATGCCGAAACCGAAAAAAATGTGCGTTCATTAATTCTTGAGTTTGATGAGGGAAACTTTGTTGAAAACGCTTGGATTGAAAGGCAGGGGAACGGTTTGGTTATAGGTAAAAACGGAAGAAGCGGCGGTGCAATCCGTGCAGTCGAGCCCGAATTCTTTACTCAAAATATTAGGGCTCTTAATCTTATAAAAGTCATATCCGGCTCTCTTGAATTTGAAAATAATAAGTCTGCAATTTTGGGAACAGCCATAGCCGAAAAGCTCGGCTTAAAAGTAGGGGATACATGCAGAATCATAACCATATCTAAAAACGAAAAAGGCAAAACAATTCCCCGCGTAAGTTCATTTAAAATTTCAGGCCTTGTATCTTCAGGCTATCAAGAGCTGGATGCCTTGTGGGTTTTTATTCCTTTGGAGGAGGGCTTGAAGATTATGCCGATGAGTTCTTCTTTAACCTCAATAGTGGTTTCGACCAATGATCCCTTTGATGAAGATAAGATGCAGGCTCTTCAATTAAAATTGAACTCAATACTACCCGAAAGTTTTTCCATCTATTCTTGGGCCGACTTAAACCGCTCTGCCTTTACTTCTTTTAAGACTACAAAGAATATTTTACTTTTTATCATGTTTTTGATAGTCTTGGTTGCTTCTGCCAATATTTCCTCGGCTATTGTTATGCTTGTAATGGAGCGAAGGCGGGAAATTGCCATACTAAAGGCTGCCGGCGCCCATCCCTCGTCTATAAGCCTTGCTTTTTTGCTTGCAGGTCTTTTAACGAGCTTAGGCGGAATTATTTTGGGAATGCCCTTAGGAATTTTAGCCGCCATACATATAAACGAAATCTTTGCCTATGCAGAAAAGATTTTAAACCACATTCAAAACTTTTTTTATACCTTCGTTTATGGTACCGGCGGTACCGGAAAACCTCTTGAAATTCATCTTTTAGACCCTGCATATTATTTGGAGTATATTCCCGTAAAATTAAATCTTTTTGACCTTTACACGATAGCCGTTTCTATGTTAATATTATCGGTAGTAGTGTGTTTGATTCCTGCAGTACGGGCAGGAAAAGAAAAGCCGATAGAAATTATGAGGAAATTATGA
- a CDS encoding glycosyltransferase family 4 protein: protein MKIGIFTDCYYPQINGVVTSTMNLQKELEKLNHEVYIITTTFPNFKDEDEKHIIRIPSIPFFKWSEFRIGLFLKHTKAYNKVKALNFDIVHTQTEFSMGNFGTFIAKDLNIPCIHTYHTVYEEYTHYISNFGKSPLKKVVRKLSKRYIAHFSGVIAPTEKTRDLLISYGVKNKIYVVPTGINLEKFKKDIPDAETNSLLKSFNIKKDSFKLIFLGRISKEKNIETLINIMPKIVSENNNIQLIIVGDGPDRLELEERVRYLDLQDNVIFTNRIPNDKVPIYYKAADLFISPSKTETQGLTILEAMAAGVPVLVYDDTNIKGLVLHKKTGLLFKENDELLDNIKFALNNKEEIQSYAKEAFKIAEDFSSANFAKKVERIYKELINQ from the coding sequence ATGAAAATTGGAATTTTTACCGATTGTTATTATCCTCAAATAAACGGAGTTGTAACCTCTACGATGAACTTACAAAAAGAGCTGGAAAAGCTTAACCATGAAGTTTATATAATCACAACCACATTTCCCAATTTTAAGGATGAGGATGAAAAACATATTATCCGTATTCCTTCAATCCCTTTCTTTAAATGGTCCGAATTCAGAATAGGATTATTTTTAAAACATACAAAGGCATACAATAAAGTAAAGGCTTTAAATTTCGATATAGTACATACTCAAACGGAATTTTCTATGGGCAACTTCGGTACTTTCATTGCAAAAGATCTAAATATTCCCTGCATACACACATATCATACTGTCTATGAAGAATATACCCACTATATTTCCAATTTCGGCAAAAGCCCTTTAAAAAAAGTAGTAAGAAAGCTCTCAAAACGTTATATTGCCCATTTTTCAGGAGTTATAGCACCCACAGAAAAAACAAGGGACCTTCTCATAAGTTATGGAGTAAAAAATAAAATTTATGTAGTACCTACAGGAATAAATCTTGAGAAATTTAAAAAAGATATTCCCGATGCCGAAACGAATAGCTTACTAAAATCTTTTAACATAAAAAAAGATTCATTTAAACTTATATTTTTAGGAAGAATATCAAAAGAAAAAAATATTGAAACTTTAATTAATATAATGCCGAAAATAGTAAGCGAAAATAACAATATCCAACTTATCATTGTAGGTGACGGGCCTGATAGGTTAGAGCTTGAAGAAAGGGTAAGATACTTAGATTTACAAGATAATGTAATATTTACAAATAGAATCCCAAACGACAAGGTTCCTATATATTACAAAGCTGCCGATTTATTTATAAGCCCATCAAAAACTGAAACACAGGGCCTAACAATTCTAGAAGCAATGGCCGCAGGAGTTCCCGTTTTGGTATATGACGACACAAATATCAAAGGACTCGTCTTGCACAAAAAGACAGGCTTATTATTTAAGGAAAACGATGAACTTTTGGACAACATTAAATTCGCATTAAACAACAAAGAAGAAATTCAAAGTTATGCAAAAGAAGCATTTAAGATAGCCGAGGACTTTTCGTCTGCCAATTTTGCAAAAAAAGTAGAAAGAATTTATAAAGAATTAATAAATCAATAG
- a CDS encoding ATP-dependent Clp protease ATP-binding subunit codes for MCQGLSQDAHKLLTLFGQQEARRVNADLFQPEHILSALIRNKVGRGYIILQKLNIDILNLQLFIEQNTPIRTGDRIIGEIPPSRRIKTLVDIATIEARTMRQSVVGTEHLLVALVREENSIISDFFMRYNIVTEDIRMIILKITDQMDSVRTAKAADVSKSKSSALSEFGRNLTDIVSSGSLDPIIGREKEIRRLIQILSRRTKNNPILVGEPGIGKTSIVEGLAFSIINENVPHDLLNKSIVSLDLGSVIAGTKYRGQFEERLKQIINEIKENKNIILFIDEIHTLIGTGGSQGAMDAANILKPALARGEIQCIGATTVDEYRRYFKNDLALERRFQLIQVKEPNPEETFDILCGIKHKYEEHHNVIYEPQTVTKIIEYSKRYITDRFFPDKAIDVLDEAGAMKKTILDKKPGELFEIEDKIKVLMLEKAEMVEMQNYEKAALIRDEVLELKNDIYQIKNKWMTSYQHPISYVDENDIAEVVAMMTDIPVNKLSQDEAERMLHIEDELKKSVIGQDEPISILSNSIRRSRAGISSPDRPIGSFLFLGPTGVGKTLLAKTLAEFLFGTKEALIRVDMSDYMEKHNAAKLIGAPPGYVGFDSGGFLTEKIRRNPYSVLLLDEVEKAHPDVFNILLQILEEGELRDSSGRIVNFKNTVIIMTSNAGSKSIIKENQLGFNLSGDGVMAYSEIRASALNEIKKFLSPEFINRIDELLVFKPLDKDDIKRILKLELKKFEDRIAKLDLYIELSKEAEDFFADKGYDPAYGARPMRRLLQNKIEDVLSVKIISGEFSKGKTALVDFSASENDIIIGIKENPNYEGAYSAPVKCEVESN; via the coding sequence ATGTGTCAAGGTCTTTCACAAGATGCTCATAAGCTGCTTACTCTTTTTGGTCAGCAGGAAGCCAGGCGGGTTAATGCGGATCTGTTTCAACCCGAGCATATTTTATCTGCTTTGATCCGCAATAAGGTAGGCAGGGGTTATATAATTCTTCAAAAATTAAATATTGATATTCTCAATTTACAGTTATTTATAGAACAGAACACTCCTATCCGTACAGGGGATAGAATCATAGGTGAAATTCCTCCTTCTCGAAGAATAAAGACTTTGGTCGATATTGCAACAATAGAAGCAAGGACTATGAGGCAAAGTGTTGTCGGTACCGAGCATCTTCTTGTAGCCCTCGTCAGAGAAGAAAATTCCATAATATCCGATTTTTTTATGCGGTATAATATCGTGACTGAAGACATAAGGATGATAATATTAAAAATAACCGATCAGATGGATTCTGTCCGAACCGCTAAAGCAGCCGACGTGTCGAAGTCAAAATCATCGGCTCTTTCCGAATTTGGACGTAACCTGACCGATATTGTAAGTTCCGGCAGCCTTGACCCAATTATAGGCCGCGAAAAAGAGATTAGAAGACTTATCCAAATTCTTTCCCGCAGAACAAAAAATAATCCCATCCTTGTAGGAGAGCCCGGAATAGGAAAGACCTCCATCGTTGAAGGCTTGGCCTTTTCCATAATAAATGAAAACGTGCCTCACGATTTATTGAATAAAAGTATTGTTTCTTTGGATTTAGGTTCCGTAATTGCAGGAACAAAGTATAGAGGCCAGTTTGAAGAAAGACTGAAGCAAATTATAAATGAAATAAAAGAGAATAAAAATATAATTTTGTTTATAGATGAAATTCATACCCTCATAGGTACCGGCGGCTCTCAGGGAGCGATGGACGCTGCCAATATTTTAAAGCCTGCCCTAGCCAGAGGCGAAATACAATGTATTGGAGCTACTACAGTTGACGAATACAGAAGATATTTTAAAAACGATTTAGCCCTTGAGCGGCGCTTTCAGTTGATTCAAGTTAAAGAACCGAATCCTGAAGAGACCTTTGATATACTATGCGGTATAAAACATAAGTATGAAGAACATCACAACGTCATCTATGAACCCCAGACTGTAACCAAGATAATTGAATATTCAAAACGGTATATCACGGATAGATTTTTTCCTGACAAGGCTATTGATGTATTGGATGAAGCAGGGGCAATGAAAAAAACTATCCTTGACAAAAAACCCGGCGAACTTTTTGAAATTGAAGACAAGATAAAGGTTTTGATGCTTGAAAAAGCCGAGATGGTTGAGATGCAAAATTATGAAAAAGCAGCCTTAATCAGAGACGAAGTCCTTGAGCTAAAAAACGATATATATCAAATTAAAAATAAGTGGATGACTTCTTATCAGCATCCTATTTCCTATGTTGATGAAAACGATATAGCAGAAGTTGTTGCAATGATGACGGATATCCCCGTAAATAAATTGAGCCAAGATGAGGCCGAAAGGATGCTTCATATTGAAGATGAATTAAAAAAATCGGTGATAGGGCAAGATGAACCCATATCGATTTTATCCAATTCAATTAGAAGGTCCCGTGCAGGTATTTCGTCTCCAGACAGACCCATAGGTTCATTTTTGTTTTTAGGCCCTACCGGTGTCGGAAAAACCCTTCTTGCAAAAACTCTCGCCGAATTTTTATTCGGCACAAAAGAAGCTTTAATCAGGGTTGATATGAGCGACTATATGGAAAAACATAATGCTGCAAAACTTATCGGAGCTCCTCCCGGATATGTCGGTTTTGATTCCGGCGGATTTTTAACCGAAAAAATAAGACGAAATCCGTATTCCGTTTTGCTTTTGGATGAGGTAGAAAAAGCTCATCCCGATGTCTTTAATATTTTGTTACAAATTTTAGAAGAGGGTGAGCTTAGAGACAGCAGCGGACGCATCGTCAATTTTAAAAATACGGTTATTATTATGACCAGTAATGCAGGCTCCAAGTCCATCATAAAAGAAAATCAGTTAGGCTTTAATCTTTCGGGAGATGGTGTAATGGCCTATTCCGAGATAAGAGCAAGCGCTCTTAACGAAATAAAAAAATTCTTATCACCGGAATTTATAAATAGAATTGATGAGTTGCTTGTTTTTAAGCCCTTGGATAAGGATGACATCAAACGGATATTAAAGCTTGAGCTTAAAAAATTTGAAGATAGAATTGCAAAGCTGGATTTATATATTGAGCTTTCAAAAGAAGCCGAAGATTTCTTTGCAGATAAAGGATATGACCCTGCCTACGGTGCACGCCCTATGAGAAGACTTCTTCAAAATAAAATCGAAGATGTATTGTCCGTTAAAATAATAAGCGGAGAATTTTCAAAGGGTAAGACTGCCCTTGTAGATTTTTCGGCTTCAGAGAATGATATAATAATCGGCATTAAAGAAAATCCGAATTATGAAGGTGCTTACAGCGCACCAGTTAAATGTGAGGTCGAATCCAACTGA